The following coding sequences are from one Arachis hypogaea cultivar Tifrunner chromosome 7, arahy.Tifrunner.gnm2.J5K5, whole genome shotgun sequence window:
- the LOC112703487 gene encoding cytochrome P450 CYP72A613 isoform X2 yields MSSTIFESCDEMVKKWDAMLSSEGKCEIDVWPFLQNLTCDVISKTAFGSSYEEGKRIFDLLREQAGLIMKLRNVYIPGWWLIPTATHKRMKEIEKDKKASLEFIINKREKAMKVGEVMNKDLLGILLESNHREIQEHGNNKVAGMTSQEVMDECNAFYLAGQETTSVLLVWTMVLLGRYPDWQARAREEVLQVFGDQTPDSEGLSRLKIMTMILYEVLRLYPPTVYFNRAVHKDVKLGNLSLPAGTQVSLPILLIHHDRDIWGDDATEFKPERFSEGVAKATKGQVSFFPFGWGPRVCIGQNFALLEAKMALSLLLQRFSFELSPSYAHAPTTVLSLNPKHGAHVILHKL; encoded by the exons ATGTCATCAACCATATTCGAATCCTGTGATGAAATGGTTAAAAAATGGGATGCGATGCTGTCTTCCGAAGGAAAATGTGAAATTGACGTATGGCCATTTCTTCAAAATTTGACTTGCGATGTTATTTCCAAGACAGCATTTGGAAGCAGCTATGAAGAAGGAAAACGAATATTCGATCTTTTAAGAGAACAAGCTGGACTCATTATGAAATTACGAAATGTCTATATTCCCGGATGGTG GTTGATACCAACAGCTACGCACAAGAGgatgaaagaaattgaaaaagataaaaaagctTCGCTCGAGTTTATCATCaacaaaagagagaaagcaaTGAAGGTAGGGGAAGTCATGAACAAAGACTTATTAGGCATACTTTTGGAATCAAATCATAGAGAAATACAAGAACATGGAAACAACAAAGTTGCGGGAATGACAAGCCAAGAAGTAATGGATGAGTGCAATGCATTCTACCTTGCTGGCCAAGAAACCACCTCAGTTCTTCTAGTTTGGACAATGGTACTATTGGGTAGGTATCCTGATTGGCAAGCACGTGCTAGAGAGGAAGTTTTGCAAGTTTTTGGCGATCAAACTCCGGATAGTGAAGGGTTAAGTCGCCTTAAAATT ATGACAATGATTTTATACGAGGTTCTAAGGTTATACCCTCCAACTGTTTACTTCAATCGTGCTGTCCACAAAGATGTGAAACTTGGCAACCTTTCCCTTCCAGCAGGAACACAAGTTTCCTTACCAATACTCTTGATTCATCATGATCGCGATATTTGGGGCGATGATGCAACAGAGTTCAAACCGGAAAGATTCTCTGAGGGAGTTGCAAAGGCAACAAAAGGCCAAGTTTCATTCTTTCCATTTGGATGGGGACCTAGAGTATGCATTGGGCAAAATTTTGCTTTATTGGAAGCAAAGATGGCTTTGTCATTGCTCTTACAACGTTTCTCATTTGAGCTCTCCCCATCTTATGCACATGCTCCAACTACTGTACTCAGTCTCAATCCAAAGCATGGGGCTCATGTTATCTTACATAAATTGTAG
- the LOC112703487 gene encoding 11-oxo-beta-amyrin 30-oxidase isoform X1, translating to MIRISSPTAICFIIVVPLVLLWAWKLLNWLWLRPKRLEKLLRAQGLQGNKYRVLVGDSTEMINMIKKGAKSQQHNTLSNDKDVAPHVFSFIHHTVQKFGKNSFVWEGTTPKVIITNPDQIKEVFNKINYFEKPTLNPLVKLLSNGLANYDGEKWQKHRKIINPAFHFEKLKGMSSTIFESCDEMVKKWDAMLSSEGKCEIDVWPFLQNLTCDVISKTAFGSSYEEGKRIFDLLREQAGLIMKLRNVYIPGWWLIPTATHKRMKEIEKDKKASLEFIINKREKAMKVGEVMNKDLLGILLESNHREIQEHGNNKVAGMTSQEVMDECNAFYLAGQETTSVLLVWTMVLLGRYPDWQARAREEVLQVFGDQTPDSEGLSRLKIMTMILYEVLRLYPPTVYFNRAVHKDVKLGNLSLPAGTQVSLPILLIHHDRDIWGDDATEFKPERFSEGVAKATKGQVSFFPFGWGPRVCIGQNFALLEAKMALSLLLQRFSFELSPSYAHAPTTVLSLNPKHGAHVILHKL from the exons ATGATAAGAATATCTTCCCCAACTGCAATATGTTTCATCATAGTGGTTCCATTGGTTCTTCTATGGGCATGGAAGCTTCTCAATTGGCTATGGCTGAGGCCAAAGAGATTGGAGAAGCTTCTAAGAGCTCAGGGACTTCAAGGCAACAAATACAGGGTTCTTGTCGGGGATTCAACGGAGATGATCAACATGATCAAGAAAGGTGCCAAATCTCAACAACACAACACTCTTTCCAATGATAAAGATGTAGCACCACATGTCTTCTCTTTTATCCATCACACTGTTCAAAAATTTG GTAAGAATTCTTTTGTCTGGGAAGGTACAACACCAAAGGTCATAATCACAAATCCTGATCAAATCAAAGAAGTCTTTAACAAGATCAATTATTTTGAGAAACCCACGTTGAACCCTCTTGTCAAGTTATTGAGCAACGGACTCGCAAACTATGACGGTGAGAAATGGCAAAAACATCGAAAGATTATCAACCCTGCTTtccattttgaaaaattaaag GGAATGTCATCAACCATATTCGAATCCTGTGATGAAATGGTTAAAAAATGGGATGCGATGCTGTCTTCCGAAGGAAAATGTGAAATTGACGTATGGCCATTTCTTCAAAATTTGACTTGCGATGTTATTTCCAAGACAGCATTTGGAAGCAGCTATGAAGAAGGAAAACGAATATTCGATCTTTTAAGAGAACAAGCTGGACTCATTATGAAATTACGAAATGTCTATATTCCCGGATGGTG GTTGATACCAACAGCTACGCACAAGAGgatgaaagaaattgaaaaagataaaaaagctTCGCTCGAGTTTATCATCaacaaaagagagaaagcaaTGAAGGTAGGGGAAGTCATGAACAAAGACTTATTAGGCATACTTTTGGAATCAAATCATAGAGAAATACAAGAACATGGAAACAACAAAGTTGCGGGAATGACAAGCCAAGAAGTAATGGATGAGTGCAATGCATTCTACCTTGCTGGCCAAGAAACCACCTCAGTTCTTCTAGTTTGGACAATGGTACTATTGGGTAGGTATCCTGATTGGCAAGCACGTGCTAGAGAGGAAGTTTTGCAAGTTTTTGGCGATCAAACTCCGGATAGTGAAGGGTTAAGTCGCCTTAAAATT ATGACAATGATTTTATACGAGGTTCTAAGGTTATACCCTCCAACTGTTTACTTCAATCGTGCTGTCCACAAAGATGTGAAACTTGGCAACCTTTCCCTTCCAGCAGGAACACAAGTTTCCTTACCAATACTCTTGATTCATCATGATCGCGATATTTGGGGCGATGATGCAACAGAGTTCAAACCGGAAAGATTCTCTGAGGGAGTTGCAAAGGCAACAAAAGGCCAAGTTTCATTCTTTCCATTTGGATGGGGACCTAGAGTATGCATTGGGCAAAATTTTGCTTTATTGGAAGCAAAGATGGCTTTGTCATTGCTCTTACAACGTTTCTCATTTGAGCTCTCCCCATCTTATGCACATGCTCCAACTACTGTACTCAGTCTCAATCCAAAGCATGGGGCTCATGTTATCTTACATAAATTGTAG